ATATAGGTAAGAAAACGGCACAAATGACACCGGATCTCCCGGTGCTTATCGTGGAATACTAATTTAGCATTTTGCATAATTCGATGCATTCGCTTCGGGTACATGATATAGACGAATAAAAGCATTTCGATCTATATCATGCTGATTGGAACACGCTCTTTGGATTTATGCAAAATGCTCATTTATGTGTCGTTCTCATGCCCTTCTAATCGTCGAATGCCGTTCTGAACCCGTTCACGTAATTCCTCAAGTTCCTCCTGAACGGCGTGAATGCTCTGAAGTTTCTGCTCGATCAATTGCAGCTGGTCATCCAACGTCGTTTCCATCTTGGTGAGCTTCTCGATCCGTTCCCTCACTTCAGTGGTCTGCTGGTAGTCAAAACGCTGTTCGTTCAGCGCATCCGCCGTTGCCACATAGGTATGCAGCTCCTGAAGCGAGAAACCAAGAACTTCCTTCGCCCGAACCACCTTTTTGAGATAATCGATATCTTCCCGAGTGTATAATCGTGTGCCACCGTCCGTCCGCTGAGGTGAAGGCATAACACCGATCTCTTCGTAATACCGAATGGTACGTTTGGTCAAACCACATTCCTTGGCTACGTCATCGATTTTATATAAACTCATTTCCTTCACCTCACTTTCATATGTCTATAATGTTATGTACATAATTATATATATTATTAACGTTAACGTCAACGTCAGATTTTGGACTTGAATATGTAGTATGGCTCAAACAAGAATAAATTATTGCAGTTTTAATTTTCACAACACGTTGTTAAAAGCAGATCTCTGTTATCCTTCGCCTCTATAAGATGCAAAAAAGATCCGCTCTCGCGGATCTTCGTTCAGGTGCAATTTCACATTGTGCCCCTAAGCGCCTTGCTCCTTCTGCTCCTGTTGCTGGACACGCTGCATTTGCTTCAAACGGCCTTCGACTCTGGTAAACAGCCTGAATGTATAGAATCCTGTAGCCACAAGACTTAGAACCAAAGCTCGTACATCCGTAAGCCAAAAACCGATTATGCCGAATACCGTAATAATCACACCAAACTGCATCATCAGATTGGCGCTATAACGTTGCGCTTCTTCCCATAAATCGGGATGACTCATTGCTCGCGGAGTACGATAACCATATATGCCATTAATCCTTTTCGGCGGCTTTTTGTACACCATTAATCCCAAAATGAAATAGCACACTCCGCATATAATCCCAACAATTGCTCCTGCCACAATGTTCTCCCCTTCTCTTCACTTTCAATGTGCAATTAAACGTATATACGAAGAGCCGTCCGGATCGTTTCGTAAAACTTAAATGTCCTTCACCCGCAGTACACGCATGGCGTTCAGGACAGCCAGCACGGTCACCCCAACATCAGAGAATACCGCTTCCCACATGGTGGCAATGCCGAATACACCCAGCAGCAGGAAGATCGCTTTGACACCCAACGCAAAACCGATATTTTGCCAGACAATGGTTCGTGTCCGTTTTGCAATCCGGATCGCACTTGCAAGTCTGGAGGGTTCATCCGTCATGATGACAACGTCTGCCGCTTCAATCGCGGCATCCGAACCAAGTCCACCCATCGCTACACCTACATCGGCACGCGCCAGAACTGGTGTATCGTTAATACCATCACCGACAAACACCATTTTCTCTTTCGGTGATTTGGCAGCTTCGAGCCGCTCCAGCTGTTCGACCTTATGCTGTGGCAGCAGCTCAGCGTATACTTCATCGACACCCAGCTCACGCCCTACAGCTTCACCAACAGCCTTGGCATCCCCGGTCAGCATGACCGTTTTGCGAATACCGAGCTTCTTGAGTGCCTGAATGGCTGCCGCTGCATCATCCTTCACCTCATCGGCAATGATCAGGTGACCGACATATGAACCGGATTCGGCAATGTGCACCACCGTACCCACGGTTTGCGGAGTCGTGTAGGAGATACCTGCCTGTTCCATCAATTTGGCGTTACCTGCAAGCACTTCACGTCCATCCACACTGACCTTGATGCCATGCCCTGCAACCTCATCGTAATCATCCACACCCTGGGTCCGAATATCTTTCGCCCAAGCTGCGCGAATGGATTCAGCAATCGGATGATTGGAATGAGCCTCGGCAATTGCAGCAAGCTCCATCAATTCATCTTCCGTACGCCCGCCTTCAGGGCGAATAGCTGTAACTTTGAATACACCTTTAGTTAGGGTACCCGTTTTATCGAAAACAACGACTTTGACATCGTTCAATGCTTCAAGGTAGTTACTTCCTTTGATGAGTATCCCGTTACGCGAGGCAGCTCCGATGCCACCGAAAAAACCAAGCGGAATGGAAACGACCAGCGCACACGGACAAGAGATCACGAGGAAGACCAGTGCACGATAGATCCAATCGGTGAATGTCGCACCACTGAGCACCAGCGGCGGAACAAGCGCAATCAATGCGGCAAGAATGACGACAACCGGTGTATAATAACGGGCGAATTTGCTAATAAAATGCTCCGTTTTGGCTTTGCGGCTGCTCGCATTCTGCACCAGGTCCAGAATTTTGGATACCGTCGATTCACCAAAAGTTTTTGTTACTTCAATTGTTAACATTCCGTTTTTGTTCACAAATCCACTCAGTACATCACTGCCGGGTTCCAGTTCACGCGGAACGGACTCACCTGTCAGGGCGGAAGTGTCCACCATGGAGCGACCTGCCTTAACGATCCCGTCCAGAGGTACTCGCTCACCCGCTTTAACCACGATTCGATCTCCAATACGTACTTCTTCCGGCGACACTCGCTTGGTCTCTTCTCCCGCGCCAATCAGCATATTGGCATAGTCCGGGCGAATATCCATCAGCGACTGGATCGACTTCCTTGAGCGATTAACCGCCAGCCCCTGAAACAGCTCACCGAGCTGATAGAAGAGCATAACTGCAACACCTTCAGGATATTGACCAATGGCAAAAGCACCGATGGTGGCCACGGACATCAGGAAGTATTCATCGAATACCTGACCTCGAATGATATTTTTGAACGCCTGGAGAACGATATCTCCCCCTGCGATCAGATAAGCGACAACATAAAGTGCAAGTTGCGCCCATCCTTCCAGCGGAGACCAGATCGCGGCTGCTACCAAAATGGACCCTGCCGCCAAACGTGCCAGCAGCACCTTTGTCTGCCCAGCGCCATGTTCATGCGAGTGTCCGGCATGCGCGTCATGATTGTGACTATCTGCATGACCGTGATCATGTCCAGCATGACTTCCATGATCATGCGTGTGATCTTGGGCTCCGTGATGATGAACGTGGTCATGTGCATGATCATGGTCATGGGAGTGACCGGCATGATCGTGTCCACTCGGCGTATGCTCATGCGTGTGAGCCCCGCTGCCTGCATGGGCGTGCACATTGCCGTTGGCGTGATTTATTGAATCAGCAGCACCACGACTGCCTTGTGATGATTTTCCTTTTTCCGAGATGCGAATATGCGGTTCCAGCCGAAGCACTTTGCGTTTCGCTTCTTCCACCACCTGCTCATCCATATCGGATGTGGTGTGCATGGATAAGGTTTTGGTCACAAAATTGACCGAGCAATCGGTAATGCCTTTAATTTTTTTGACGCCATTCTCAATCTTCAATGCGCAGTTCGCGCAATCCAATCCATCCAGCAGCAGTTCCCTTTTCACCTGTTCCTGTCCGGTTCCCATGTGAACTCTCCCCTTTGCAGTACGTAAGACAAAGTTATCCGTAATTTTTTTGATTTTAAATCAATATATGAGCAATCATTCATATGTTTTGTTAACCCTATTATATGCACGCTTAAACATGAGTGTCAACAATTCCAGTTGATTTTTCATACAGAATATGCTAATAGTAATTATTTCGCTTTAGACGTTTTTTGGATATAATAGGCTTATCGAAAAACATTTGATCAAATCAAAGGTTGAGTTAACATAGGTGGTGATAGGAAATGGAACAACCGGTTAAAGCTCCAGCCGAATGCGACGCGGCCTGCTCTGGAACAGAGGCTGACGTGCAAACCATTCGTGCTTCTCTCATGGATCGCGAGACCTCTTCCGAGATGGCTGATTGGTTCAAGGCTTTCAGCGACCCGACACGGCTTCGTATTATTGATGCGCTGTTGCAGAAGGAATTATGTGTGCACGATCTGACGGTGCTGCTCGATATGGGACAGTCGGCCATTTCGCACCAGCTGCGGTCACTCCGCAACATGCGGATTGTCAAGCGGCGCAAAGAAGGCAAGACTGTGTATTATTCTCTGGATGATGCACACATTGAACAGATCTTCCTGCAGACGCTCCAACATATTAAACATGGCTAGGCATCAGCCTGCCTGTTCACACAACAGAACCCCCGCCTCTCGGCTGTTAGCCGATGGACGGGGGTTCTGTTGAATAAGGGCACCGTTTTGCCAGAAAAAAGAGTTTATCATTCTCTAGCTATGGGCTTGCCTACTCCTGTTACAGTAGATTGTTATTCTTCGGATCATACAGGCCGGATCTTTCCTTGAACCAGTTGAAGATATGCGACACACATACTTTCAGCACCGCGTATCCGGGAACGGCCAGCAGAATGCCCACCACACCGAACAGATTGCCTGAAGTCAGAATGACAAAGATAATCGTGATGGGGTGAATCTTGAGCGTTTTGCCCATAATCTGAGGTGAGATGAATTTACCCTCAATTAATTGCACGATCGTCCACACCGCTACCATCTTCAGCAGCATCACCGGGGAAGTGACCAGAGCCACGATCAACGCAGGCGTAATCGCAATTGCTGGTCCCAGGTAAGGTACAACACTCGTGAACGATGCGATAATCGCAAGAATCAGCGCATAGTCCAGACCAATAATCATATACC
Above is a window of Paenibacillus sp. E222 DNA encoding:
- a CDS encoding heavy metal translocating P-type ATPase, with the translated sequence MGTGQEQVKRELLLDGLDCANCALKIENGVKKIKGITDCSVNFVTKTLSMHTTSDMDEQVVEEAKRKVLRLEPHIRISEKGKSSQGSRGAADSINHANGNVHAHAGSGAHTHEHTPSGHDHAGHSHDHDHAHDHVHHHGAQDHTHDHGSHAGHDHGHADSHNHDAHAGHSHEHGAGQTKVLLARLAAGSILVAAAIWSPLEGWAQLALYVVAYLIAGGDIVLQAFKNIIRGQVFDEYFLMSVATIGAFAIGQYPEGVAVMLFYQLGELFQGLAVNRSRKSIQSLMDIRPDYANMLIGAGEETKRVSPEEVRIGDRIVVKAGERVPLDGIVKAGRSMVDTSALTGESVPRELEPGSDVLSGFVNKNGMLTIEVTKTFGESTVSKILDLVQNASSRKAKTEHFISKFARYYTPVVVILAALIALVPPLVLSGATFTDWIYRALVFLVISCPCALVVSIPLGFFGGIGAASRNGILIKGSNYLEALNDVKVVVFDKTGTLTKGVFKVTAIRPEGGRTEDELMELAAIAEAHSNHPIAESIRAAWAKDIRTQGVDDYDEVAGHGIKVSVDGREVLAGNAKLMEQAGISYTTPQTVGTVVHIAESGSYVGHLIIADEVKDDAAAAIQALKKLGIRKTVMLTGDAKAVGEAVGRELGVDEVYAELLPQHKVEQLERLEAAKSPKEKMVFVGDGINDTPVLARADVGVAMGGLGSDAAIEAADVVIMTDEPSRLASAIRIAKRTRTIVWQNIGFALGVKAIFLLLGVFGIATMWEAVFSDVGVTVLAVLNAMRVLRVKDI
- a CDS encoding MerR family transcriptional regulator; its protein translation is MSLYKIDDVAKECGLTKRTIRYYEEIGVMPSPQRTDGGTRLYTREDIDYLKKVVRAKEVLGFSLQELHTYVATADALNEQRFDYQQTTEVRERIEKLTKMETTLDDQLQLIEQKLQSIHAVQEELEELRERVQNGIRRLEGHENDT
- a CDS encoding SdpI family protein, producing MAGAIVGIICGVCYFILGLMVYKKPPKRINGIYGYRTPRAMSHPDLWEEAQRYSANLMMQFGVIITVFGIIGFWLTDVRALVLSLVATGFYTFRLFTRVEGRLKQMQRVQQQEQKEQGA
- a CDS encoding metalloregulator ArsR/SmtB family transcription factor yields the protein MEQPVKAPAECDAACSGTEADVQTIRASLMDRETSSEMADWFKAFSDPTRLRIIDALLQKELCVHDLTVLLDMGQSAISHQLRSLRNMRIVKRRKEGKTVYYSLDDAHIEQIFLQTLQHIKHG